One genomic region from Onychostoma macrolepis isolate SWU-2019 chromosome 23, ASM1243209v1, whole genome shotgun sequence encodes:
- the LOC131531566 gene encoding serine/threonine-protein kinase pim-2-like has product MKKKKGICAFFKRTWQAVKCANFSDNKDSPDPRSGPSGLEPMNPADPQPDPSSLELTALQDPHPDPSALNSELMPVPGPSSLRPTPDTTREPVSFASLYEMGQRLGIGGFGTVFKGTCTSDGQQVAIKVIPKYKEDDYIVIPGYSKPLLVEVALNLRVKKSPISPNIVQMLDWFEEAHCHILILEYPQPCMTLNSFLKLNRRCLDENQARCFMLEAVLAAKHCMDRGVSHNDIRVDNILINTDTLQLKLIDFGCGELIEGCDDEDNQCRGHVVPELYVKYKYALSETVLSLGNLLYRMVEGQSALENNPRFDSNRCSKECQDLICLCMKYDPDETPTLEQLLEREWFKQGDDQE; this is encoded by the exons atgaagaaaaagaaaggcaTTTGTGCATTCTTCAAGAGAACATGGCAGGCTGTAAAATGTGCCAACTTCAGTGACAACAAAGATTCACCTGATCCCCGGTCTGGTCCATCTGGTCTTGAGCCAATGAATCCAGCAGATCCGCAGCCAGATCCATCCAGCCTGGAGCTAACAGCTCTCCAGGATCCACATCCAGACCCGTCTGCCCTCAATTCTGAGTTGATGCCTGTTCCAGGTCCATCCAGTCTCAGGCCGACTCCTGACACAACACGTGAACCAGTGTCATTTGCCTCTCTATATGAAATGGGACAGAGGCTGGGAATAGGAGGTTTCGGTACTGTGTTTAAGGGGACATGCACATCTGATGGCCAGCAG GTTGCCATCAAGGTCATTCCTAAGTATAAGGAGGATGATTATATCGTTATT CCTGGCTATTCCAAGCCATTGCTCGTGGAAGTGGCTCTAAATCTGCGGGTGAAAAAGTCTCCAATAAGCCCCAACATTGTCCAGATGCTGGACTGGTTTGAAGAGGCACATTGTCACATCCTGATCTTGGAGTATCCGCAGCCCTGCATGACCCTGAACAGTTTCCTCAAACTCAACAGACGTTGCTTAGATGAAAATCAAGCGCGTTGCTTTATGCTCGAGGCAGTTCTCGCCGCCAAACACTGTATGGACCGCGGTGTCTCCCATAATGATATCAGGGTGGATAACATCCTGATCAATACAGACACGCTGCAGCTCAAACTCATAGACTTTGGCTGTGGAGAACTAATTGAAGGTTGTGATGATGAAGATAACCAATGCAGAG GACATGTGGTGCCGGAGCTTTATGTTAAGTACAAATACGCACTGAGTGAGACGGTGTTGTCTCTTGGTAACCTGCTGTACAGGATGGTGGAAGGCCAGTCTGCTCTAGAAAATAATCCAAGGTTTGATTCCAACCGCTGTTCGAAAG AATGTCAGGATCTGATATGCCTCTGCATGAAATACGATCCGGATGAAACACCAACATTAGAGCAGCTGTTAGAACGTGAATGGTTTAAGCAGGGAGATGATCAGGAGTAG
- the LOC131531565 gene encoding uncharacterized protein LOC131531565, with translation MAESTQVKNKDPAQRPTTEKHGIEPPNVTIDEMMDNLSEYLNKRLGLRKCHDDMCQKYGIKQSNSGLWDLQDIKKAYGKTNRLRSCMQKTGESVVEYEERFRQIWLEHAGLNGNEDLDKDTNMPLKTAFVNGLKPEISKALKIRYDDWDGIGTAFNQIVEWSVKIERTYEVKLRALQSRPSTYSYKSTENDLQEKGGRRYTQTKTQRQGRCNYCNKEGHWFRECKIRLRYENKDVNDLDKRFQQLTQEQKQSLLNAVEPQGN, from the exons ATGGCTGAGTCTACACAAGTCAAAAATAAGGACCCTGCACAGAGGCCAACCACAGAAAAACATGGAATAGAACCTCCAAATGTAACCATTGATGAGATGATGGATAACCTGTCTGAATATTTGAACAAAAGGCTGGGACTGAGAAAGTGCCATGATGATATGTGCCAGAAATATGGAATTAAACAATCAAACAGTGGATTATGGGACTTGCAGGACATTAAAAAGGCTTATGGAAAGACAAATCGTCTAAGG TCCTGTATGCAGAAAACAGGAGAGAGTGTTGTAGAATATGAAGAACGATTCAGACAGATTTGGTTGGAACATGCTGGTTTAAATGGTAATGAGGATCTGGACAAGGATACTAACATGCCTCTAAAAACTGCTTTTGTAAATGGACTGAAACCTGAAATTTCAAAAGCCCTAAAAATCCGATATGATGACTGGGACGGCATTGGAACAGCTTTCAATCAGATTGTTGAGTGGTCAGTAAAAATTGAAAGGACATATGAAGTCAAACTCAGAGCTCTGCAATCTAGACCCTCAACATACAGTTACAAGAGCACAGAGAATGATCTTCAAGAAAAAGGAGGACGGAGatacacacagacaaaaacacaacgaCAAGGAAGATGTAATTATTGCAACAAAGAAGGACACTGGTTTCGTGAATGCAAAATAAGACTGAGATATGAAAATAAAGATGTGAATGACCTGGACAAGAGATTTCAGCAGCTTACTCAAGAACAAAAACAATCCCTCCTAAATGCGGTTGAACCACAGGGAAACTAA